From Streptomyces sp. NBC_01754, a single genomic window includes:
- a CDS encoding HelD family protein, with translation MPAHEATTTTEPETAAAGASGDPLASERAHLAASRAALRAMREDVQALDIRDVTANWVNAAVLQTQMEDRIKALADLAHTPLFFGRLDYLRPVGGEAAEGGEGERFYIGRRHVHDAHGGPMVIDWRAPVSQPFYQASRNRPLDVDRRRRFGYTGGELTAYEDEHLTDPAETEQTSRLLQAEIERPRVGPMRDIVATIQPEQDEIVRSGLGGTVCVQGGPGTGKTAVGLHRVAYLLYAHRERLARTGTLVIGPNRSFLHYIEQVLPALGELAVKQATVEDLVTAHVEVRGTDEAGAAVVKGDARMAEVLRRALRSHVTPPTEPVVVVRGSRRWRVPAYEIEEMVTELLARDMRYGAAHEALPQRIAHAVLVRMEEAGEAPDDRVQNAVARNPAVKAAVKAIWPAVDPAKLVLRLLTDADFLDAHAEGILTEEERRRILMVKPARSVKSVKWTAADAVLVDEATDLVARTRSLGHVVVDEAQDLSPMQYRAVGRRCSTGSATVLGDLAQGTTPWSTASWERALFHLGKADAVVEELTAGFRVPREVIAYASRLLPAISPGLAPVESVRETPGSLSVREVAGADALDAAVVAACEESLRHEGSIGLIAADARIPALAAALTAAGHSHLSPGEETTAGSRLTLVPASLAKGLEYDYVVLDEPAAVVDGEPDERTGLRRLYVALTRAVSGLVVLHAAPLPERLG, from the coding sequence GTGCCCGCGCACGAAGCGACAACCACCACCGAACCCGAGACAGCGGCGGCCGGAGCATCCGGCGATCCCCTCGCGAGCGAACGCGCCCACCTGGCCGCGTCCCGTGCCGCGCTGCGTGCCATGCGCGAGGACGTGCAGGCCCTGGACATCCGCGACGTCACCGCGAACTGGGTCAACGCCGCTGTCCTCCAGACCCAGATGGAAGACCGGATCAAGGCACTGGCCGATCTGGCACACACGCCGCTGTTCTTCGGCCGCCTGGACTATCTGCGTCCGGTGGGCGGCGAGGCCGCCGAAGGGGGCGAGGGCGAGCGCTTCTACATCGGGCGGCGCCACGTCCACGACGCGCACGGCGGCCCGATGGTCATCGACTGGCGCGCCCCGGTGTCCCAGCCGTTCTACCAGGCCTCCAGGAACAGGCCCCTGGACGTCGACCGGCGGCGCCGCTTCGGCTACACGGGCGGCGAGCTGACCGCCTACGAGGACGAGCACCTCACCGATCCGGCCGAGACCGAGCAGACCAGCCGTCTCCTCCAGGCGGAGATCGAGCGGCCGCGCGTCGGGCCGATGCGCGACATCGTGGCGACGATCCAGCCGGAGCAGGACGAGATCGTCCGCAGCGGGCTCGGCGGGACGGTCTGTGTGCAGGGGGGACCCGGCACCGGGAAGACGGCCGTGGGTCTGCACCGGGTCGCCTACCTGCTGTACGCGCACCGCGAGCGGCTCGCCCGCACCGGCACCCTCGTCATCGGCCCGAACCGGTCCTTCCTCCACTACATCGAGCAGGTGCTGCCCGCGCTCGGTGAGCTGGCGGTGAAGCAGGCCACCGTCGAGGACCTGGTGACGGCCCACGTCGAGGTGCGCGGCACGGACGAGGCGGGGGCCGCCGTGGTGAAGGGCGACGCCCGGATGGCCGAGGTGCTGCGCCGGGCGCTCCGCTCCCACGTCACCCCGCCGACGGAACCGGTCGTGGTGGTGCGCGGCTCGCGGCGCTGGCGGGTACCGGCGTACGAGATCGAGGAGATGGTGACGGAGCTGCTGGCCCGCGACATGCGGTACGGCGCGGCCCACGAGGCGCTTCCGCAGCGGATCGCGCACGCCGTCCTCGTACGGATGGAGGAGGCCGGTGAGGCCCCGGACGACCGGGTGCAGAACGCGGTGGCCCGCAATCCCGCGGTGAAGGCGGCGGTGAAGGCGATCTGGCCGGCGGTGGACCCGGCGAAGCTGGTGCTGCGGCTGCTGACGGACGCGGATTTCCTGGACGCGCACGCGGAGGGGATCCTCACCGAGGAGGAGCGGAGGCGGATCCTGATGGTGAAGCCGGCCCGCAGCGTGAAGTCGGTGAAGTGGACCGCGGCGGACGCGGTCCTCGTCGACGAGGCAACCGATCTGGTGGCCCGTACACGCTCGCTGGGCCATGTCGTCGTCGACGAGGCCCAGGACCTGTCGCCGATGCAGTACCGCGCGGTGGGCCGGCGCTGTTCCACCGGGTCGGCGACCGTGCTCGGTGACCTGGCGCAGGGGACGACGCCGTGGTCGACGGCGAGCTGGGAGCGGGCGCTGTTCCACCTCGGCAAGGCGGACGCTGTGGTGGAGGAACTGACGGCCGGCTTCCGTGTGCCGCGCGAGGTGATCGCGTACGCCTCGCGGCTGCTCCCCGCGATCTCGCCCGGTCTGGCCCCGGTGGAGTCGGTGCGTGAGACGCCCGGCTCGCTGTCCGTACGGGAGGTGGCGGGCGCGGACGCGCTGGACGCGGCGGTGGTCGCGGCCTGCGAGGAGTCGCTGCGCCACGAGGGTTCGATCGGTCTGATCGCCGCCGACGCCCGGATCCCGGCCCTGGCGGCCGCTCTCACGGCGGCGGGCCACAGCCACCTCTCCCCCGGTGAGGAGACGACGGCCGGCTCCCGGCTGACGCTGGTCCCGGCCTCGCTGGCGAAGGGTCTGGAGTACGACTACGTGGTGCTGGACGAGCCGGCCGCCGTGGTCGACGGCGAGCCCGACGAACGCACCGGTCTGCGCCGCCTGTACGTGGCACTGACCCGGGCCGTGTCGGGTCTGGTGGTCCTGCACGCGGCGCCCCTGCCGGAGCGGCTCGGCTGA
- a CDS encoding MerR family transcriptional regulator has translation MCLCGVRLVGGPVGGSQRVLLRTIDVARESGYSVQQVRDLERSGVIPPAARSANGYRSYTQVHVRALGAYRGLAGAVGPVEARKMLVRLRTETLTEAASAISAVHARLAREREETLRAQQALRAIEAEAHTPGSEREGDAMTITELAGALGVRSSALRFWEQEGLVLPERVTSLRARRYGPSAVGAARIVVALRGAGYGIPEVRGTMASLHRHDGSGEARRVLRQRLDRIAARAVALLRAGADLAAVVASADGTAAVQSCHAGTERPGGRRD, from the coding sequence ATGTGCTTGTGTGGGGTTCGGCTCGTGGGGGGTCCGGTGGGCGGTTCGCAACGGGTGCTGCTCCGCACCATCGACGTCGCCAGGGAGTCGGGATACTCGGTGCAACAGGTGCGCGACCTGGAGCGGTCGGGAGTCATTCCCCCGGCCGCGCGGTCGGCCAACGGCTACCGGTCCTACACCCAGGTCCACGTGCGGGCTCTGGGCGCCTATCGCGGACTGGCGGGCGCCGTCGGACCCGTCGAGGCCCGGAAGATGCTCGTGAGGCTGCGGACGGAGACGCTCACGGAGGCGGCCTCCGCGATCAGCGCGGTGCACGCACGGCTCGCGCGCGAGCGGGAGGAGACTCTCCGCGCCCAACAGGCGTTGCGCGCGATCGAGGCCGAAGCGCACACCCCCGGCTCCGAGCGGGAGGGGGACGCCATGACCATCACGGAGCTCGCCGGGGCGCTCGGTGTGCGTTCCTCGGCTCTGCGGTTCTGGGAGCAGGAAGGGCTGGTCCTGCCCGAGCGGGTGACGTCACTGCGAGCACGCCGCTACGGACCTTCGGCGGTCGGGGCGGCCAGGATCGTCGTCGCTCTCCGCGGCGCCGGATACGGCATCCCCGAGGTACGCGGGACCATGGCCTCCCTGCACCGGCACGACGGCTCGGGGGAGGCCCGGCGCGTCCTGCGGCAACGCCTCGACCGGATCGCCGCACGGGCCGTGGCGCTACTCCGGGCGGGCGCCGACCTGGCGGCCGTCGTCGCGTCCGCCGATGGGACGGCGGCCGTTCAGTCCTGCCACGCGGGGACGGAACGGCCCGGGGGGCGACGCGACTGA
- a CDS encoding DNA repair helicase XPB: MTGPLIVQSDKTLLLEVDHDQAEACRRAIAPFAELERAPEHIHTYRVTPLGLWNARAAGHDAEQVVDALVEYSRYPVPHALLVDIAETMARYGRLTLSKHPVHGLVLTSTDRPVLEEILRSKKVQPLVGARIDPDTVAVHPSERGQIKQTLLKLGWPAEDLAGYVDGEAHPIDLAQDGWSLRPYQKQAVDGFWHGGSGVVVLPCGAGKTLVGAGAMAEAKATTLILVTNTVSARQWKHELVKRTSLTEEEIGEYSGTRKEIRPVTIATYQVLTTRRKGVYPHLELFDSRDWGLVIYDEVHLLPAPVFKFTADLQARRRLGLTATLVREDGRESDVFSLIGPKRFDAPWKEIEAQGYIAPADCVEVRVNLTDSERLAYATAETEEKYRFCATTATKRKVTEALVRKHRGEQTLVIGQYIDQLDELGEHLDAPVIKGETSNAQREKLFEAFRQGEISVLVVSKVANFSIDLPEATVAIQVSGTFGSRQEEAQRLGRVLRPKADGHEARFYSVVARDTVDQDFAAHRQRFLAEQGYAYRIVDADELLTEHDPES; this comes from the coding sequence GTGACCGGACCCCTCATCGTCCAAAGCGACAAGACGCTGCTCCTCGAGGTCGACCACGACCAGGCCGAGGCCTGCCGTCGTGCCATCGCCCCCTTCGCGGAGCTGGAGCGTGCGCCCGAGCACATCCACACCTACCGGGTCACCCCGCTCGGCCTGTGGAACGCCCGCGCGGCGGGCCACGACGCCGAGCAGGTCGTCGACGCGCTCGTGGAGTACTCGCGCTACCCCGTGCCGCACGCGCTGCTCGTCGACATCGCCGAGACGATGGCGCGGTACGGCCGGCTCACCCTGTCCAAGCACCCGGTGCACGGGCTGGTGCTGACCAGCACCGACCGGCCGGTGCTGGAGGAGATCCTCCGTTCGAAGAAGGTCCAGCCGCTGGTGGGCGCCCGTATCGACCCGGACACCGTGGCCGTGCACCCCTCCGAGCGCGGGCAGATCAAGCAGACGCTGCTGAAACTGGGCTGGCCGGCCGAGGACCTGGCCGGGTACGTCGACGGCGAGGCGCACCCGATCGACCTCGCTCAGGACGGCTGGTCGCTGCGGCCGTACCAGAAGCAGGCCGTCGACGGGTTCTGGCACGGCGGTTCCGGTGTCGTGGTGCTCCCCTGCGGCGCGGGGAAGACGCTGGTCGGCGCGGGTGCGATGGCGGAGGCCAAGGCGACCACGCTGATCCTCGTCACCAACACCGTCTCGGCCCGGCAGTGGAAGCACGAGCTGGTGAAGCGGACCTCGCTGACCGAGGAAGAGATCGGCGAGTACAGCGGTACGCGCAAGGAGATCCGTCCGGTCACCATCGCCACCTACCAGGTGCTGACCACCCGTCGTAAGGGCGTCTACCCGCACCTGGAGCTGTTCGACTCCCGCGACTGGGGCCTGGTGATCTACGACGAGGTGCATCTGCTGCCCGCCCCCGTCTTCAAGTTCACCGCCGACCTCCAGGCCCGGCGGCGCCTCGGGCTCACGGCGACGCTGGTGCGTGAGGACGGCCGTGAGTCGGACGTCTTCTCGCTCATCGGGCCCAAGCGTTTCGACGCCCCGTGGAAGGAGATCGAGGCACAGGGCTACATCGCGCCCGCCGACTGCGTCGAGGTCCGTGTCAACCTCACCGACTCGGAGCGGCTGGCGTACGCGACCGCCGAGACCGAGGAGAAGTACCGGTTCTGCGCGACGACCGCGACGAAGCGGAAGGTCACCGAGGCGCTCGTACGCAAACACCGGGGCGAGCAGACCCTGGTCATCGGGCAGTACATCGACCAGCTCGACGAGCTGGGTGAACACCTGGACGCCCCCGTGATCAAGGGCGAGACCAGCAACGCGCAGCGCGAGAAGCTGTTCGAGGCGTTCCGGCAGGGCGAGATCAGTGTGCTCGTGGTGTCGAAGGTCGCGAACTTCTCCATCGACCTGCCGGAGGCGACGGTCGCCATCCAGGTCTCCGGGACGTTCGGGTCGCGCCAGGAGGAGGCGCAGCGGCTCGGCCGGGTGCTGCGGCCGAAGGCGGACGGGCACGAGGCCCGGTTCTACTCGGTGGTCGCCCGCGACACGGTCGACCAGGACTTCGCGGCGCACCGCCAGCGGTTCCTGGCGGAGCAGGGGTACGCGTACCGGATCGTCGACGCGGACGAACTCCTCACGGAGCACGACCCGGAGAGCTGA
- a CDS encoding ABC transporter substrate-binding protein encodes MTGSLRNRRGLTAVAFALTTAVALSACGSSDSASDSAAVSGGGAADDTHTVATAMGNVKVPVAPKRVVVLDTAELDSALTLGVQPVGATHADVDGGFLGYLPEDRLAGIKDVGAMMTPNLESIAALEPDLILTSKIRHGDKYDELKKIAPTVMTENTGFTWKENFQTHANALGRVPQAEKVISDYDAHTAKVAEALGGKEKAAATQVNMVRFVEGADIRIYGRQNYIATVLADVGLGRPAIVDKAKDGFSYDVSPEKIDLADADVIFHSTYGDAKKSKETQTVGSGLWKNMSAVKDGRVFPVDDELWIQGIGYTAADKILDELQADLAN; translated from the coding sequence ATGACCGGTTCGCTTCGCAACCGCCGCGGCCTCACCGCCGTCGCCTTCGCCCTGACCACCGCCGTGGCGCTCTCCGCCTGCGGCTCCTCGGACTCCGCCTCCGACTCCGCGGCCGTGTCCGGCGGCGGCGCCGCGGACGACACGCACACGGTCGCCACCGCGATGGGCAACGTGAAGGTCCCCGTCGCGCCGAAGCGGGTCGTCGTCCTGGACACCGCCGAGCTGGACTCCGCGCTCACCCTCGGCGTGCAGCCGGTCGGGGCGACGCACGCGGACGTGGACGGGGGCTTCCTCGGCTACCTGCCCGAGGACCGGCTCGCCGGCATCAAGGACGTCGGCGCGATGATGACGCCGAACCTGGAGTCGATCGCCGCGCTCGAACCCGACCTGATCCTCACCAGCAAGATCCGGCACGGCGACAAGTACGACGAGCTGAAGAAGATCGCGCCGACGGTCATGACGGAGAACACCGGCTTCACCTGGAAGGAGAACTTCCAGACCCACGCCAACGCGCTCGGCAGGGTGCCGCAGGCCGAGAAGGTCATCTCCGACTACGACGCGCACACGGCGAAGGTCGCCGAGGCGCTCGGCGGCAAGGAGAAGGCGGCGGCCACCCAGGTCAACATGGTGCGGTTCGTCGAGGGCGCCGACATCCGCATCTACGGCAGGCAGAACTACATCGCGACGGTCCTCGCGGACGTGGGCCTCGGCCGCCCCGCGATCGTGGACAAGGCCAAGGACGGCTTCTCCTACGACGTCAGCCCGGAGAAGATCGACCTGGCGGACGCGGACGTGATCTTCCACTCGACGTACGGGGACGCGAAGAAGTCCAAGGAGACGCAGACCGTGGGCAGCGGGCTGTGGAAGAACATGTCCGCGGTGAAGGACGGCAGGGTGTTCCCGGTCGACGACGAACTGTGGATCCAGGGCATCGGCTACACGGCGGCGGACAAGATCCTGGACGAGCTCCAGGCGGACCTGGCGAATTAG
- a CDS encoding AAA family ATPase encodes MQEDSKQRTRVEHRTDDGVFPLDLKEESSGTRTWIGLVGPVVTTLTDGGVLCVDELDARPHPYLVDALVGMFQSARRGPDCRPSGGPRTTPCRPWGTSTRTSPPGPTRASATAWASSARDGAEGRDGPAGGGDALRAGRDQGRGREPAR; translated from the coding sequence GTGCAGGAGGACAGCAAGCAGAGGACCAGGGTCGAGCACCGGACGGACGACGGGGTGTTCCCCCTGGACCTCAAGGAGGAGTCGAGCGGTACACGCACCTGGATCGGGCTCGTCGGCCCGGTCGTCACGACGCTCACGGACGGCGGGGTGCTCTGTGTCGACGAACTCGACGCCCGGCCGCACCCGTACCTGGTCGACGCTCTGGTCGGAATGTTCCAGTCGGCCCGCCGGGGACCGGACTGCCGGCCGTCCGGTGGGCCTCGGACCACACCCTGCCGGCCCTGGGGGACGAGTACCAGGACGAGCCCACCCGGACCAACGCGCGCCTCAGCGACGGCGTGGGCTTCGAGTGCGAGGGACGGTGCAGAAGGACGAGACGGGCCAGCCGGTGGTGGTGATGCTCTGCGAGCAGGACGGGACCAGGGTCGAGGACGAGAACCGGCTCGGTGA
- a CDS encoding helicase C-terminal domain-containing protein: MGTTTPPRTLAEALRVRGDTSLAGLLRARPDLLSPVPNDITQLATRAGTRASVVRALEHLDRFALQTAQALAVAPDPVPYATLLALLTGDGQDDGEARDDTGAAITAALPGALATLREQALVWGENEALHLVRTARELLAPSPQHPSPTGLGPTVTEATAGMSPGRLQEILAAAGLPGTHDPVSAVASLTDLFTDRTRMAALLDTAPVEALSVLDRLVWGPPYGEVTANPAPPVRWLRDRGLLLPVSTRTVVLPREAALHLRAGRAHRVPEPVAPAVTAAAERDPQVVDRAAAGQAFTALSTVEELLKLWNNGGPATLRAGGLSVRELKRTAGALDVSEPVAAFWVELAYTAGLLAPDGESDERYAATPAYDDWLELPAQDRWTRLVTSWLAATRTAGLVGGQDAKGRALSALGPDLDRSAAPEVRRRVLALFAALPAGTAPDPRSLLTRLHWERPPRTPAPGASPASGEPSDLRSRIALWTVDEAESLGVTGRGALSSQARALLDEGPREAAARLAPLIPEPLGHVLLQADLTAVAPGPLERPLAETLSVLADVESKGGATVYRFTPGSVRRALDAGQAASDLHAFLATHSRTPVPQPLSYLIDDVARRHGHLRIGAASAYVRCDDEAVLNEILADRRSAILRLRRLAPTVLASQSDPASLLEGLREMGYAPAAESAEGDVLITRAGARRTPPRTPPAPVPEGPPVPDTTLLSAAVRAIRAGDTAARAVRAGTGDGEGGGDPAAAGALPRTTAAETLATVQAAAMTGSSVWIGYVNADGAASQRVIAPVKVEGGFVTAYDHTADEVRTYPLHRITGVAELADEEAP; encoded by the coding sequence ATGGGGACGACCACACCACCGCGCACGCTCGCCGAGGCTCTGCGCGTCCGGGGCGACACATCGCTGGCAGGGCTGCTGCGTGCCCGCCCCGATCTGCTGAGTCCCGTGCCGAACGACATCACCCAACTCGCCACACGGGCCGGGACCCGGGCCTCCGTGGTCCGCGCACTGGAGCACCTGGACCGGTTCGCCCTCCAGACCGCGCAGGCGCTGGCGGTGGCGCCGGACCCGGTTCCGTACGCCACGCTCCTCGCGCTCCTGACGGGGGACGGCCAGGACGACGGCGAAGCACGCGACGACACCGGGGCGGCGATCACCGCCGCGCTCCCCGGCGCGCTGGCGACCCTGCGTGAGCAGGCCCTCGTCTGGGGGGAGAACGAGGCGCTGCATCTCGTCCGCACGGCCCGTGAGTTGCTCGCCCCGTCCCCGCAGCACCCCTCCCCCACCGGCCTCGGCCCCACCGTCACCGAGGCCACGGCCGGGATGTCCCCGGGCCGGCTCCAGGAGATCCTGGCCGCCGCCGGGCTGCCGGGCACCCACGACCCGGTGTCCGCCGTCGCCTCGCTGACGGACCTCTTCACCGACCGCACCCGTATGGCCGCGCTGCTGGACACCGCCCCGGTCGAGGCCCTGTCGGTGCTGGACCGGCTGGTGTGGGGGCCGCCGTACGGTGAGGTCACCGCGAACCCCGCGCCCCCGGTGCGATGGCTGCGCGACCGGGGGCTGCTGCTGCCCGTGTCGACCCGCACCGTCGTCCTGCCCCGGGAGGCGGCACTGCACCTGCGGGCCGGACGCGCCCACCGCGTACCGGAGCCCGTGGCACCGGCCGTCACAGCGGCGGCCGAGCGCGATCCCCAGGTTGTGGACAGAGCCGCGGCCGGGCAGGCGTTCACCGCGCTGTCCACCGTCGAGGAGCTGCTGAAACTCTGGAACAACGGCGGCCCGGCGACCCTGCGGGCGGGCGGCCTGAGCGTGCGCGAGCTGAAGCGGACAGCCGGCGCGCTGGACGTCTCCGAGCCGGTCGCCGCCTTCTGGGTCGAACTGGCGTACACCGCCGGGCTGCTGGCCCCCGACGGCGAGTCCGACGAGCGGTACGCGGCGACACCGGCGTACGACGACTGGCTGGAGCTCCCCGCGCAGGACCGCTGGACCCGCCTCGTCACCTCCTGGCTCGCCGCCACCCGCACCGCGGGACTGGTCGGCGGTCAGGACGCCAAGGGCCGGGCCCTCTCCGCCCTCGGGCCCGACCTGGACCGCTCGGCCGCCCCCGAGGTACGCCGCCGGGTCCTGGCCCTCTTCGCGGCCCTCCCGGCGGGCACCGCCCCCGACCCGCGGTCGCTGCTCACCCGGCTGCACTGGGAACGGCCCCCGCGTACCCCCGCGCCCGGCGCGTCGCCGGCCTCCGGGGAGCCCTCCGACCTGCGCTCCAGGATCGCCCTGTGGACGGTCGACGAGGCGGAGTCGCTCGGCGTCACCGGCCGGGGCGCCCTCTCCTCGCAGGCCCGCGCGCTGCTCGACGAGGGCCCGCGCGAGGCCGCCGCCCGGCTCGCCCCGCTCATCCCCGAACCCCTGGGCCACGTCCTGCTCCAGGCCGATCTGACGGCGGTCGCGCCCGGCCCGCTGGAACGCCCGCTCGCCGAGACGCTGTCCGTGCTCGCCGACGTCGAGTCCAAGGGCGGGGCGACGGTCTACCGCTTCACCCCCGGATCCGTACGCCGCGCTCTGGACGCCGGGCAGGCCGCCTCCGATCTGCACGCCTTCCTCGCCACGCACAGCCGTACGCCGGTGCCGCAGCCGCTGAGCTACCTCATCGACGACGTGGCGCGCCGCCACGGCCATCTGCGGATCGGGGCCGCCTCGGCGTACGTGCGCTGCGACGACGAGGCCGTCCTGAACGAGATCCTGGCCGACAGACGCTCGGCCATCCTGCGGCTGCGCCGCCTCGCCCCGACCGTGCTGGCCTCGCAGAGCGATCCGGCGTCGCTGCTGGAGGGGCTGCGGGAGATGGGGTACGCCCCGGCCGCCGAGTCCGCCGAGGGCGATGTCCTGATCACCCGCGCCGGTGCCCGCCGCACCCCGCCGCGTACGCCCCCGGCCCCCGTGCCCGAGGGCCCGCCGGTCCCGGACACCACCCTGCTCTCCGCCGCGGTACGGGCCATCCGCGCGGGGGACACGGCCGCCCGGGCCGTCCGCGCCGGTACCGGGGACGGCGAGGGCGGCGGCGACCCGGCGGCGGCCGGCGCCCTGCCCCGTACGACGGCGGCGGAGACCCTCGCCACCGTCCAGGCGGCCGCGATGACCGGGTCCTCGGTGTGGATCGGCTACGTCAACGCGGACGGCGCGGCCAGCCAGCGGGTGATCGCCCCGGTCAAGGTCGAGGGCGGCTTCGTCACGGCGTACGACCACACGGCCGACGAGGTCCGCACCTATCCCCTGCACCGGATCACAGGCGTCGCGGAACTCGCCGACGAAGAGGCGCCCTGA
- a CDS encoding DUF6194 family protein, protein MEQIIATVRGFGGALVYVPQPGDGFPEIAWGDAFFYYAPDGRMPRHAQPYGTVVTKDCPDDTASDLDPPGRRRVNVHVGRPVFLDLTGEDPRRLGLPRDHAAADSVMPHPVYGALGWISVVNPGRRTTDTVVRLLRDAHDDARRRYERRHESGSA, encoded by the coding sequence ATGGAACAGATCATCGCGACCGTACGGGGTTTCGGCGGCGCGCTCGTGTACGTACCGCAGCCGGGAGACGGCTTCCCCGAGATCGCCTGGGGAGACGCGTTCTTCTACTACGCCCCTGACGGGCGGATGCCCCGGCACGCACAGCCCTACGGGACGGTCGTCACCAAGGACTGTCCCGACGACACCGCTTCCGACCTCGACCCTCCGGGCCGCCGGCGTGTGAACGTCCATGTCGGCCGGCCGGTGTTCCTCGACCTCACGGGCGAGGACCCGCGCCGCCTCGGTCTCCCCCGCGACCACGCCGCCGCCGACAGCGTGATGCCGCACCCGGTGTACGGCGCGCTCGGCTGGATCTCCGTGGTCAATCCCGGGCGCAGGACGACGGACACGGTCGTACGGCTCCTGCGGGACGCCCACGACGACGCCCGTCGCCGGTACGAGCGGCGCCACGAGTCGGGGAGCGCCTGA
- a CDS encoding uracil-DNA glycosylase has protein sequence MDEAEAVDPEPRPDDRGFPAYQASRCGGLAELDTLVTGCRACPRLVAWREEVAQVKRAAFRDWDYWGRPVPGFGPPDATVAVVGLAPAAHGGNRTGRMFTGDPTGDFLFEALHAVGLASQPTSVHAEDGLTLRGVRLTSPVHCAPPANRPTPLERDTCRPWLAAELELLSPGLRAVVVLGGFGWQALLPVLADAGRHLPRPRPVFGHGAHVVLPATDGGRELHLLGSYHPSRRNTSTGRLTMPMLVDVLREAAAVGGLGPPGYSSRP, from the coding sequence ATGGACGAAGCGGAAGCAGTAGATCCGGAGCCGCGCCCCGACGACCGGGGCTTTCCGGCGTACCAGGCCTCCCGCTGCGGTGGTCTGGCGGAGCTGGACACGCTCGTCACCGGCTGCCGGGCCTGCCCCCGCCTGGTGGCCTGGCGGGAGGAGGTGGCGCAGGTCAAGCGCGCGGCCTTCCGTGACTGGGACTACTGGGGGCGGCCCGTGCCGGGTTTCGGGCCTCCGGACGCGACGGTGGCCGTGGTCGGGCTCGCGCCCGCCGCGCACGGCGGCAACCGGACCGGCCGGATGTTCACCGGCGACCCGACCGGCGACTTCCTCTTCGAGGCCCTGCACGCCGTGGGCCTGGCCTCACAGCCCACCTCCGTCCACGCGGAGGACGGGCTCACCCTGCGCGGCGTACGGCTCACCTCCCCCGTGCACTGCGCGCCGCCGGCGAACCGTCCCACCCCGCTGGAACGCGACACCTGCCGCCCGTGGCTGGCGGCCGAGCTGGAACTGCTGAGCCCGGGACTGCGCGCGGTGGTGGTCCTCGGCGGCTTCGGGTGGCAGGCGCTGCTCCCCGTACTCGCCGACGCGGGCCGGCACCTCCCCCGCCCGCGCCCCGTCTTCGGCCACGGCGCGCACGTCGTGCTGCCCGCCACGGACGGCGGACGGGAACTGCACCTGCTGGGCAGCTACCACCCGAGCCGGCGCAACACGTCCACCGGCCGGCTGACCATGCCGATGCTGGTCGACGTGCTCCGGGAGGCGGCGGCGGTCGGGGGGCTCGGACCGCCCGGATACAGCAGCCGACCGTAG